The following proteins are co-located in the Vicinamibacterales bacterium genome:
- a CDS encoding AAC(3) family N-acetyltransferase, protein MSQQASVQALAGDLRRLGVRDGEVLMVHASLRAVGPVDGGAAGVIAALDAAVGTDGTLLMVLGARDEWSWVNDHPEDLREDFLADAEPFDALLTPAQEDVGVLAEVFRTAPGTMVSDHPEGRFGARGRLAGALTAEVPWNDYYGPGSPLERLVDAGGRVLRLGADENTVTLMHYAEYLAHVPEKRRVRRHRRIAGPAGPEIRVVECLDDSLGIVDWHGEDYFALILREYLASHDVPHGRVGGAESTLLDARDLVTCAARWMATHLAP, encoded by the coding sequence ATGAGCCAGCAGGCGTCCGTCCAGGCCCTCGCCGGGGACTTGCGCCGGCTGGGCGTGCGGGACGGCGAGGTCCTGATGGTGCACGCGTCGCTGCGCGCCGTCGGACCGGTGGACGGCGGCGCCGCCGGCGTGATCGCGGCGCTCGATGCCGCGGTCGGTACGGACGGGACGCTGCTGATGGTGCTCGGCGCCCGTGACGAGTGGTCGTGGGTGAACGACCACCCCGAGGATCTGCGGGAAGACTTCCTGGCCGACGCCGAGCCCTTCGACGCGCTGCTCACGCCCGCGCAGGAAGACGTGGGGGTGCTGGCCGAGGTGTTCCGGACGGCGCCGGGCACGATGGTCTCGGACCATCCGGAGGGCCGCTTCGGCGCCCGGGGACGCCTGGCCGGCGCCCTGACCGCCGAGGTGCCCTGGAACGACTACTACGGGCCCGGATCCCCGCTCGAGCGGCTGGTGGACGCCGGCGGGCGGGTGCTTCGCCTGGGTGCCGACGAGAACACCGTGACGCTCATGCACTACGCGGAGTACCTCGCGCACGTGCCGGAGAAGCGGCGCGTCCGGCGGCACCGCCGGATCGCCGGGCCCGCGGGCCCCGAGATTCGAGTGGTGGAGTGCCTCGACGACAGCCTGGGCATCGTGGACTGGCACGGCGAGGACTACTTCGCCCTGATCCTGCGCGAGTACCTCGCCAGCCACGACGTGCCGCACGGACGCGTCGGCGGCGCCGAGAGCACGCTGCTCGACGCGCGCGATCTGGTCACGTGCGCCGCGCGCTGGATGGCGACGCACCTCGCGCCGTGA
- a CDS encoding transferrin receptor-like dimerization domain-containing protein, whose translation MRHALVPALVLTAFVAALQPRVAGQAPAVRGFPSESVAAERALEERFRAVPDPARMREHMRIMAAEPHVAGRSSRKVADYALQQFKSFGLDAAIEETEAYMPWPMERRLEMVAPVGRAMLIQEPPVPSDPDSTDADQTPTFNAYSGDGDVTGEVVYVNYGVPADYDELEKLGVSVKGRIVLARYGGSWRGIKPKVAYEHGAIGCLIYSDPRDDGYFKGDVYPDGPFRPEFGVQRGSVMDMPIHTGDPLTPGWGSTPGGRKLPVSEARTILKIPVMPIAWGDALPVLRAMRGPVAPEAWRGSLPVTYRVGPGPATLHLRLQHEWKSRPLYNVIARIPGSTLPDEWVIYGNHHDAWVNGADDPLSGAVSLLETARGLGELVKTGWRPKRTIILALWDGEEWGLLGSTEWAETHRDELDTKAVVYINSDGNGKGWMSAGGSHSLQQFISEVARDVNDPRTGKPVLEVARRKAIDGLPEADRAEAEKDPNIRIAPLGSGSDFTPFLQHLTLASLNLSFGGEADGGVYHSVYDSFAWYTRFSDGDFVYGRALSQVAGTALLRLAEAPVLPFRFSDMSDTLGRYVAEVQKLHAGKKDAPVIDFAPLTAAVAALSRSAAAFEKANAVVPGASAAALKTQEEALKVVNQLIFSSERRLGDDQGLPRRDWFRHQIYAPGFYTGYGVKTLPQIREGLEEGQWDEARDGVAKVSKAITALAQQVDRATAGLSRVSR comes from the coding sequence ATGCGTCATGCCCTGGTGCCCGCCCTCGTCCTGACCGCGTTCGTCGCCGCGCTCCAGCCGCGCGTCGCCGGCCAGGCGCCCGCCGTCCGAGGCTTCCCGTCGGAGAGCGTCGCGGCCGAGCGGGCGCTCGAGGAGCGCTTCAGGGCCGTGCCCGATCCGGCGAGGATGCGGGAGCACATGCGCATCATGGCGGCGGAGCCGCACGTGGCGGGACGGAGTTCGCGCAAGGTGGCGGACTACGCCCTGCAGCAGTTCAAGTCGTTCGGGCTCGACGCCGCCATCGAGGAGACCGAGGCCTACATGCCGTGGCCGATGGAGCGGCGCCTGGAGATGGTGGCGCCGGTCGGCCGGGCGATGCTGATCCAGGAGCCGCCCGTGCCGTCGGACCCGGACTCGACCGACGCCGACCAGACGCCCACTTTCAACGCCTACTCCGGCGACGGCGACGTCACTGGCGAGGTCGTCTACGTGAACTACGGCGTACCCGCCGACTACGACGAGCTCGAGAAGCTCGGCGTGAGCGTGAAGGGCCGCATCGTGCTTGCGCGCTACGGCGGCAGCTGGCGCGGCATCAAGCCCAAGGTCGCCTACGAGCATGGCGCCATCGGCTGCCTGATCTACTCCGATCCCAGGGACGACGGCTACTTCAAGGGTGACGTCTACCCCGACGGGCCGTTCCGCCCAGAGTTCGGCGTGCAGCGCGGCAGCGTGATGGACATGCCGATCCACACCGGGGATCCGCTGACGCCCGGATGGGGATCGACGCCTGGGGGCCGGAAGCTGCCGGTCTCCGAGGCCAGGACCATCCTGAAGATCCCGGTCATGCCCATCGCCTGGGGAGACGCGCTGCCGGTCCTGCGGGCCATGCGCGGCCCGGTGGCGCCGGAGGCCTGGCGCGGGAGCCTGCCGGTGACCTACCGCGTGGGACCCGGTCCGGCCACGCTGCACCTGCGCCTCCAGCACGAGTGGAAGTCCCGGCCGCTCTACAACGTGATCGCCCGCATCCCCGGGTCCACGCTGCCGGATGAGTGGGTCATCTACGGCAACCACCACGACGCCTGGGTGAACGGCGCCGACGACCCCCTGAGCGGCGCCGTGTCGCTGCTCGAGACCGCGCGCGGTCTCGGTGAGCTCGTCAAGACGGGATGGCGTCCCAAGCGCACCATCATCCTGGCCCTGTGGGACGGCGAGGAGTGGGGCCTGCTGGGCTCCACCGAATGGGCGGAGACCCATCGCGACGAGCTCGACACGAAGGCCGTCGTCTACATCAACAGCGACGGCAACGGGAAGGGCTGGATGAGCGCGGGCGGGTCGCATTCGCTGCAGCAGTTCATCAGCGAGGTGGCCCGCGACGTGAACGATCCTCGGACCGGCAAGCCGGTGCTCGAGGTGGCGCGACGCAAGGCCATCGACGGGCTGCCCGAGGCGGACCGCGCCGAGGCGGAGAAGGACCCGAACATCCGCATCGCGCCGCTCGGATCGGGGTCCGACTTCACGCCCTTCCTGCAGCACCTGACCCTCGCCTCGCTGAACCTCAGCTTCGGCGGCGAGGCCGACGGCGGCGTCTACCACTCGGTCTACGACTCGTTCGCCTGGTACACGCGCTTCTCCGACGGCGACTTCGTGTACGGCCGCGCGCTGTCGCAGGTGGCGGGCACGGCGCTCCTGCGCCTGGCCGAGGCCCCGGTGCTGCCGTTCCGCTTCTCGGACATGAGCGACACCCTCGGGCGCTACGTGGCCGAGGTGCAGAAGCTCCACGCCGGCAAGAAGGACGCGCCGGTCATCGACTTCGCGCCGCTCACGGCCGCCGTCGCCGCGCTGTCGCGGTCCGCCGCGGCCTTCGAGAAGGCCAACGCGGTGGTGCCGGGCGCGAGCGCCGCGGCGCTGAAGACGCAGGAAGAGGCCCTCAAGGTGGTGAACCAGCTGATCTTCTCGTCGGAACGGCGGCTCGGCGACGACCAGGGCCTGCCGCGCCGCGATTGGTTCCGCCACCAGATCTACGCGCCCGGGTTCTACACCGGCTACGGCGTGAAGACGCTGCCGCAGATTCGCGAGGGGCTCGAGGAAGGGCAGTGGGACGAAGCCCGCGACGGCGTCGCCAAGGTGTCGAAGGCCATCACCGCGCTGGCGCAGCAGGTGGATCGGGCCACCGCCGGCCTGTCGCGCGTGTCGCGGTAG
- a CDS encoding tetratricopeptide repeat protein, with amino-acid sequence MTAVRRVVAVLAGLTGLATPALAQTGAVTFNTDLAPVLHAKCAQCHRPGGPAPFSLLTFEDARRRAAQLAAVTKSGFMPPWKADGAPDEFVAQPRLSPAERTLFERFAAAPAEGPGTAPAPPVWTDGWYLGPPDLVVPLPDGYVVPPEATDVFRIFVVPLNVPSTKFVRGIEFRPGNARVVHHANLRIDRTDGSRRLDEADPAPGYDGLMARSAEYPDGHFLGWTPGQLAPLVDADLAWRLEPGTDLVVQLHLQPTGKPEPVRPSIGFYFGDRPPTKTPSILRLGSQGIDIPPGKAAYVVEDRYTLPVDATLLAVQPHAHYRAVDVSGAAEFPDGSRRTLIHIGAWDFRWQHVYRYTEPVHLPRGTTVSMRFVYDNSAANPRNPQVPPARVRWGQRSFDEMGDLWFQFETAGDIDRETLRAQVQAKMTAEDLIGLETMLLSSPDDTELHDDAGVIALALGRPADAVTHFRATASRRPDAAAHYNLGTALTAAGLFEDAVASYERALALRPGYAKALNNLADTLTALGRPDEALRRYEQAVAAEPSMPETHNDLGAALWRRGDLVRAEESLLRALKLKPDYGEAYFNLAQVAIRRGSVAAAATYFRRAAALRPDWTPALTSAAWVLATAGDERLRAPGEAVTLASRAVALTGGTDARVLDVLAVAYASAGRFDDAVAAARSAATRASGPLKATIDERLRMFERREPFIDKR; translated from the coding sequence ATGACCGCCGTACGCCGCGTCGTCGCGGTCCTGGCTGGCCTGACCGGCCTGGCGACGCCGGCGCTGGCCCAGACCGGCGCAGTGACGTTCAACACCGATCTGGCGCCGGTCCTTCATGCCAAGTGCGCACAGTGCCACCGGCCCGGTGGGCCGGCGCCCTTCTCGCTCCTCACCTTCGAGGACGCCCGGCGGCGGGCGGCGCAGCTGGCCGCGGTCACGAAGAGCGGGTTCATGCCTCCGTGGAAGGCCGACGGCGCCCCGGACGAGTTCGTGGCCCAGCCGCGGTTGTCGCCGGCAGAGCGGACGCTGTTCGAGCGCTTCGCGGCCGCGCCGGCCGAGGGCCCGGGCACGGCGCCCGCGCCGCCGGTCTGGACCGACGGGTGGTATCTGGGGCCGCCCGACCTCGTGGTGCCGCTGCCGGACGGCTACGTGGTGCCGCCCGAAGCCACCGACGTCTTCCGGATCTTCGTCGTGCCGCTGAACGTGCCGTCCACCAAGTTCGTCCGCGGCATCGAATTCCGGCCGGGCAACGCGCGCGTGGTCCATCACGCGAACCTCCGCATCGACCGCACGGATGGGTCGCGGCGTCTGGACGAGGCCGATCCCGCCCCCGGCTACGACGGGCTGATGGCGCGGAGCGCGGAGTATCCGGACGGCCACTTCCTGGGCTGGACGCCCGGACAGCTCGCGCCGCTCGTGGACGCCGACCTGGCGTGGCGGCTCGAACCGGGCACCGATCTCGTCGTCCAGCTCCACCTGCAGCCCACCGGGAAGCCGGAGCCGGTGCGGCCGTCGATCGGGTTCTACTTCGGCGACCGCCCGCCGACGAAGACGCCGTCGATCCTGCGGCTGGGCTCCCAGGGCATCGACATCCCGCCGGGAAAGGCGGCGTACGTCGTCGAGGACCGCTACACGCTGCCCGTGGACGCGACGCTGCTGGCCGTCCAACCGCACGCGCACTACCGCGCCGTCGACGTGAGCGGCGCGGCGGAGTTCCCGGACGGCTCGCGCCGCACCCTCATCCACATCGGCGCCTGGGACTTCCGGTGGCAGCACGTCTACCGCTACACCGAGCCCGTCCACCTGCCGCGCGGCACGACGGTGTCGATGCGGTTCGTGTACGACAACTCCGCCGCCAACCCGCGCAATCCGCAGGTGCCGCCGGCGCGCGTGCGCTGGGGCCAGCGCTCGTTCGACGAGATGGGCGACCTGTGGTTCCAGTTCGAAACCGCCGGCGACATCGACCGCGAGACGCTCCGTGCGCAGGTGCAGGCCAAGATGACGGCGGAGGATCTCATCGGGCTCGAGACGATGCTGCTGTCGAGCCCTGACGACACCGAACTGCACGACGATGCCGGTGTCATCGCCCTCGCGCTCGGCCGGCCGGCCGACGCGGTCACCCACTTCCGGGCCACGGCGTCCCGGCGCCCCGACGCCGCCGCCCACTACAACCTCGGGACGGCCCTGACCGCCGCCGGGCTCTTCGAGGATGCCGTCGCGAGCTACGAACGGGCGCTGGCCCTGCGCCCGGGCTATGCCAAGGCCCTGAACAACCTGGCCGACACACTGACCGCGCTCGGACGCCCCGACGAGGCGCTGCGCCGCTACGAGCAGGCCGTGGCGGCCGAGCCGTCGATGCCCGAGACCCACAACGACCTCGGCGCGGCCTTGTGGCGCCGCGGCGACCTGGTCCGCGCCGAGGAGTCGCTGCTGCGGGCGCTGAAGCTGAAGCCCGACTACGGCGAGGCGTACTTCAACCTCGCGCAGGTGGCGATCCGGCGAGGGAGCGTCGCGGCGGCGGCCACCTACTTCCGCCGCGCGGCGGCGCTCAGGCCGGACTGGACGCCCGCCCTGACCTCGGCGGCCTGGGTGCTCGCGACGGCAGGCGACGAGCGGCTGCGGGCGCCGGGCGAGGCCGTGACCCTGGCGTCGCGGGCGGTGGCGCTCACGGGCGGAACCGATGCCCGGGTGCTCGACGTCCTCGCCGTGGCCTACGCCTCGGCCGGGCGATTCGACGACGCCGTGGCCGCCGCACGCTCCGCCGCGACACGCGCGAGCGGGCCGCTCAAGGCCACGATCGACGAGCGGTTGCGGATGTTCGAGCGCCGCGAGCCGTTCATCGACAAGCGCTGA
- a CDS encoding class I SAM-dependent rRNA methyltransferase, producing the protein MSDVTISPRGEARVRRGHPWIYRSDVDAGAARGGDVVTVRSARGRVLGRAFFSDRSEIAVRMLAVDDRPIDDAFWQARLDAAITFRESLSIDASACRLVHGEADLLPSIVVDRYADVLVVQTLSQGAEQVLPTLVRLLLERTGATGVVERNDPRVRLLEGLEQRVSVLAGEVPELVTVHEGGIEYDVDPRKGQKTGAFLDQRENHAAAAGYARGRLLDAFSYHGGFALALASACTSVEALDVSADAVGRIQANASRNRLPHVQAREVNVFDELRRLEKVGVRYDTIVLDPPAFAKNKGAVPKALAGYKDINLRALRLLNPGGVLVTCSCSHHVSEVTFADVVHAAAVDAGCAVTVVEQRTQARDHPVLLGVPESKYLKCLILRRLS; encoded by the coding sequence ATGTCCGACGTCACCATCTCCCCGCGCGGCGAGGCTCGAGTGCGGCGCGGGCACCCCTGGATCTACCGTTCCGACGTGGACGCGGGCGCCGCGCGCGGCGGCGACGTCGTCACCGTCCGCAGCGCCCGTGGCCGGGTGCTGGGCCGGGCCTTCTTCTCCGATCGATCCGAGATCGCCGTCCGGATGCTCGCCGTCGACGACCGGCCGATCGACGACGCCTTCTGGCAGGCGCGGCTCGATGCCGCCATCACGTTCCGCGAGTCGCTGTCGATCGACGCCTCCGCCTGCCGGCTCGTCCACGGCGAGGCGGACCTCCTGCCGTCGATCGTCGTGGATCGCTACGCCGACGTCCTCGTCGTGCAGACGCTGTCGCAGGGCGCGGAGCAGGTCCTGCCGACGCTCGTCCGGCTCCTCCTCGAGCGCACGGGGGCGACGGGCGTCGTCGAGCGGAACGATCCGCGCGTCCGCCTGCTCGAGGGGCTGGAGCAGCGCGTGTCGGTGCTGGCCGGCGAGGTGCCCGAGCTGGTCACCGTGCACGAAGGCGGGATCGAATACGACGTCGACCCGCGGAAGGGGCAGAAGACCGGCGCCTTCCTCGACCAGCGCGAGAACCACGCCGCGGCGGCCGGGTACGCGCGCGGCCGTCTGCTCGACGCGTTCAGCTACCACGGCGGTTTCGCGCTCGCGCTCGCCTCGGCCTGCACCAGCGTCGAGGCGCTGGACGTGTCCGCCGACGCCGTCGGGCGCATCCAGGCCAACGCCTCGCGCAACCGCCTGCCGCACGTCCAGGCCCGTGAGGTCAACGTGTTCGACGAGCTGCGGCGCCTGGAGAAGGTCGGCGTGAGGTACGACACGATCGTGCTGGACCCACCCGCGTTCGCCAAGAACAAGGGCGCGGTGCCGAAGGCGCTCGCCGGCTACAAGGACATCAACCTGCGCGCCCTGCGCCTGCTGAATCCCGGCGGCGTCCTCGTGACGTGCTCGTGCTCCCATCACGTGAGCGAGGTCACCTTCGCCGACGTGGTGCACGCCGCCGCGGTGGACGCGGGGTGCGCCGTGACCGTCGTGGAGCAACGGACCCAGGCCCGGGACCACCCCGTGCTGCTGGGCGTGCCGGAGAGCAAGTACCTGAAGTGCCTCATCCTGCGGCGCCTGTCCTGA